The genomic window GATGGTGCCAGGAGAGTTCAGAACGGTCACCCCGTGCTTCGCGGCAAGCCCACTTCTGGGCCGGACCTGTCCTTCATACCCCAAGGGCAAGGCGAGGAGGATCCCTGTGGGTATCGTCGCCCTGCCTCCAGGAGGAATGCACACATCCTCATTCACGGCTGCTGCAAGGTCCAGCCCCGACGAGCCCTCAGTCATATAACGCGGCAGGTCGACTCCTGTCACGTTTCTCACCACGCGGACGTGGACGACGTCGTGAAACATGTTCGCCTCTCGAGATCAGAACTATAGTCTTGATTCCTATATGAGATTCTGCCCGATCTCCCGAAGTCCTCCGGGTGCTTCGAAATATACCGCAAATCCCGTGCCTGGGCAATGCCGAGACCCTAAGCTGAAACTTCACAGCTCAGGCCGATCTCCCATTCCCCACCATTATGCCCCCTATTTACTTGAAGGACACTGGCACGCTCTCTCGAAATTCGCACTCAGCTGCGCTGCGGCATTCGACACAGAATCTCGGAACAGCCCGGAAGGGGGGAACCAGATGCAGCCAAACACAACTGTTACCGCTCTCGTCGTCCTACTCTACCTGGCAAGCTCCGTGACAGGAATACGTGGCAACAAGAACGGCTCCTCGGCTCCCACGCCTCCGGGCGTCCACACTACTACACCCACCCCCCAGAGACAGACGAATACACCCAAGGACATGGCAGGCCGCAGCGCGGCCACTAGAGAACAAGCCAATGTCAGGACAGGGCCGGGCACTCAGTACCCGCGCTCAACCCAGCTTGCCCCGGGAACCCAAGTACGGATTCAGAGCGAGGTCAACGGATGGTACCAGGTGCAGTTGCCTACCAAGGCCTACGGGTGGATCCACGGCTCTCTTCTGAATGTGCAGTCCGCTTCTGGATCTCAGTCTGGATCCGGACGGGACGTAGTAGGATACTACATCGTCAATTACCCCGGAGACCGCTCCTCGTACAACGCATTGCACGCCTACTCTAACGCGATCACAACTGTAGTGCCGTTCTCGTACTCGGTGGACCGCAACGGGAACGTATCAGGCGAGCACTTCGCTGACGCAAGGCAAATCGCACAGGCCAGGGGACTGTCCAACCTTGCTCTCGTTCACAATATCGACGGTGGGTCCTTCAGTAAGACAGAGATCAGCGCGATGCTGAACAGCAAGGCCGCGCGAGCCCGGGCAATCTCGGGGATCCGCCGGATACTCGAAACCCACAAGTATGACGGGGTCAACATAGACTTCGAGAACGTGCCTCCGGCGGACAGAGCAGCCCTTACACTGTTCATGAAGGAACTCCGGGTGGAACTCGTGCCCCGCGGTTACCGGGTCACGATGTCGGTTCCAGCGAAGCACAAGGACAACCCCACTGCTGCCTGGGTCGGAGCTTTTGACTACTACGAACTCGGCAAACAAGTCGACCAGCTGATGCTGATGACGTACGACGAGCATACCTCCGGAACCGCCCCGGGACCAGTTGCATCGCTCCCGTGGGTTGAGAAGGTGATCCGATACGCCATAACCCAAGTTCCCAGGAACAAGATCCTTCTGGGACTGGCAGGGTACGGCTATGACTGGAATACGCAGACCAACAAAGCCCGGAGTGTAACCTACTCACAGGCTATATCGCTCGCTGGAAGGCATGGGGTGAAGATCCAGTGGGATGACCGCTCTCAAACCCCCTACTTCAAGTACACGTCGGACGGCGTCCGGCGCGAGGTGTGGTTCGAGAGCGCAGACAGCCTGCGGGTCAAGCTGAAACTGGTGCAGCAGTACAACCTCGGAGGTATCGCGCTGTGGCGCCTCGGCCTCGAGGACCAAGCCTACTGGGATCTGATAGAACGGGAACTGCTCCGTTAGGGGCGCGAATGCAGTGCCTCCCCGAGCTTGAGAAGGTCCGAGACGGTCATGAAACGGTAACCCTTCCGTTCGAGCCGGCTGATGATGTTCGGCAACGCGGCTGCGGTGGGCTCCGTGGGATGGGCCAGTATGATGGCTCCAGGCGCGATCCTGTTCTCCACCCTTTGCAGGATCACCTCCGGTTTCGGTCTCTCCCAGTCTATGGTGTCGACCGTCCACATCACTGTGGTATAACCGAGCTTCGCCGCCGTCGAGGCGATCCTCTGGTTCACCTCCCCGTATGGCGGGGCAAAGAGCGTGGTCCTGATCCCTGTCAACTCGCGAATCAGGATCTCGTTCTTCTCTATCAATGCGACGATGTCGGGCTCGCCGAGTCTCTCGACGTGCGGATGGTCGTAACCGTGGTTCCCGATCTCGTGGCCAAGTCTTGCGATCTCCCAGACTAGGTCGGGGAACTTCGTCGCCCAGGTTCCGGTCAGAAAGAAGGTCGCTGTCACCTTGGCCTTCGCAAGCTCGGAGAGGAGAGCCGGGACGTACTCCTCTCCCCAGGCCACATTGAAAGCGAGGGCGCAGGCTTTCTCGCTGGTTTGCACACCATACACTGGCTTGAGCATGGCGGCTGTCACGGAGGGCGGCACCTCGCGTGTCACGAGGGAGACTCGAGACCCGCGGGGTGCCGCCATGACATCTCTCACGGTCGCGTCGACATCGAGGGTGATCCCGGCCTCCTCCGGGATGATCTCTCCTGTCTCCGAGTGATAGAGCGCCTCCCTCGGCCGCCTCTCGACACTCGCCACCAGGCCCAGCACCACTTCGCGAACCTCGTCGGGGAGAAGTCCTCCGACATTCGTTCCCGCCACCGTCACTCCCCGCGCGGCGCCAATCGAGACCCTGCGAAGCCTCGGCAGTCCTGCCGCGGCACACGCCGCGACCAGGGTCAGGACGACTGCGAGGATGCAGAGCCAGATCGTGCGGCGCCTTATCGTGATCACGAACACTCGGTTCCCCCCCTTTCCGTCTCGGACCGCCCCAGAGGCTTGGGCTCGGCCTGTGGGGCCGTTGGAGGGGTCTTGCGATGAGCAGGCCTTTGCTCACCGGTATTGCGGTCTACGTAGTAATCACCGGAGAGAAGCAGTTCTGAGACGGGCATAGCCCGGTATCCGCCAGCAGCAAGATCCCGGAGTATCATGTCGAGTGCGCGGACTGTGTTCTTGCCCGCATTGTGGAACAGTATGATCGCGCCGTTGTGCAGCCGGCTCATGATCCGCTTGTGAATCTGCTCTGCCGCCAAGTTCTCCCAGTCCAGCGAGTCTATGCTCCACTGGATGGTCTTGCATCCGCACTCCATGGCCACTGTGATCAGTCTGTTGTTGTAGTCCCCGAACGGCGGCCTGAACAAGGTCGGCCTCACCCCGGTGAGCTTGGCGATGGCATCCTGCGTCTTTTGGATCTCGGTGCGGATCTGTTCCTCAGACAGCGCGCTCATGTGTGGGTGAGTCCAGGAATGGTTGCCTATCTCGTGTCCCCTTGCCGCGATGAGTTTCACTTTGTCAGGGTAGGATTCGATCCAGTGGCCTGCCAGAAAGAATGTGGTCTTGACGCCGTACCGGTCTAGCAGATCCAAGAGTGCCTCGGTCTGGTCATCTCCCCAGGTGGCGTCGAGCGTGATCGACACCACGCGCTCGTCGCGGGCCACCCGGTAAATTGGAACCAGCCTTCCCGACACGGTTGCGAGGACCGTCCGCCCCATCCCAACCATGGCCGAGGCAAAGCAGGTCACAAGGATGGTCATAGTGACCACAAGAAACAAGAATGTCCGCCGGTTCGCAAGTACTAACAAGACCACGGGCCCCTCCCCCCCGAGACTTCTTCTGCCCGTAGTACATATGCACGGGTTTCCCCTCTAGACTAGGCCCCGCATTCTGCAAGCCAGGTTTGGACCGCCCTGGCAACTTCGGCCGTGGGGCCGAACTCCCGGGCGCACCTGGGGAGGGCCTCCAAAAAGGACCGGCCGTAAGGCCTCGTCGCAAGTCTGGAGTCAAGAATCACTACTGCGCCCCGGTCATGAGAGGTTCGGATGAGCCTTCCAAAGCCCTGCTTGAACTTGAGCACAGCTGCGGGAAGACTGTATCTTGCGAACGGGTTACCACCCGCACCCTCAATCTCCTCAAGCTTGGCCTGGATCACGGGGTCGGTGGGAACTCCGAAAGGCAACCTCGTAATGATCACACAGGACAGAGCTTCCCCGGGGACATCAACGCCTTCCCAGAAACTGTCAGTGCCCAACAGCACTGATCCGACATCCTTTCGAAACTGCTCAAGCAGAGAGTGACGCGGGGCATCTCCCTGCTTGAGCAGACGGAAGCCAAGGTTTCGAGCAACCGGCTGCAGGGCGCGCGATGCAACCTCCATGAACTTGTAGGATGTGAAGAGAGCAAACGCCCGGCCCTTGGACGCGCGGATGATCTCGCCGAGGGCAGCCGTGGCGGCCTCCGGGTAGCCTGGACTGTCGGGAGGTGGGATGTCAGTGGTCACACAGAGAAGGGCCTGTCGCATGAAATCGAAGGGTGAGGGCACGACAAGCTCTCTGACGGTCTCGGATGGCACCCGGGACAGGCCCAGGTCCTCCCCGACGAACTCGAAACTGGACCCCACCGCCAAGGTGGCGGAAGTGAAAACCGTTGCGTCCTGGGGCTCGATGAGGAAGGCCGCCATCTGCTCCGAGACTGACAGAGGGGTCGCGACGATCCGGACACCACCCTTCCTTCCTCGCGCCTCTGCCCAGTAGACGTGTCCTGGAGTGTCAGCCCTGATCACAAACCTGGTGGAATCGGCCATCCCCGACAGCCTGTTGGAGAAGGCCCCAAGCTCCAAGGCGCTAGACCGAAAATCCTCATCTTCTTCAAGGGAAACCCTTTCTGACAAGGAGCGGACGTCGCGAGCGAGATCATCCAGGGCAGCACAGAACCTCTCATGCGCGGGCCACACATGGCGGTCCCAGGCGTCTTCGGACTTGACGTCGGCGGTTATGCGCAGGACGCGGTCCTGGCCATCCTGAGTGCCCCGGCCTTGCATGAGGTCTCCCACAGTCTCAAAGAACACCTCCCCGGCTTCCCTCGCTCTGAGCACACCCGGGATCACATCCATGTCAATGGCATCCATGAGGGCGTCGGTTGTATTCCTGTCCATCCAGTCCGCGGACAAGACCCGCCCTCTGAGCGAAACCAGGGCGCCAAGCTCGGTGGTCCCTCTCTCGCCCCTCGGCCTCTCCCTCCGGAAGATGGCGTTCGTGAGCCTTACGAGACTTGCGCGGGAGACGGACCGGCCGAAGTACTCCTGGGCAACCCCGGCTGCGTTGTGCGCTTCGTCCAGGATTGCTGCGCTGTAGCGTGGGAGGACCGCCCTTTCGGCCTCCGCGCCCCGCTCACGCCGGATGGAGATGTCTGCGAAAAGCAGGTGGTGGTTGGTGACCAGGATCTCGGCGCCTTCCATCGCGCGCCTGGCCCGGTGGAAGTGACACGAAGAGAACCGCTGACAGTGGGATCGCAGGCACATGTCCCCGTCTGAGCAGACTAGGTCCCAGACATCCGGATCCGGTTCCCATGCGAGTTCAGATCGGTCGCCAGTCTCGGTCTCCATGGACCACGCCACCAGAGCGGCGAAGGCTTCCCTCTGATCAGCGCCGACCATGTGATCCTGGCCCGAGAGAGTTCGGTCCAGCTTGCGCAGGCACAAGTAGTTGGACCTCCCCTTGACCAGCACGGCACGGATGGGTTCTCCCATTACCCGAGCAAGAGTCGGGATGTCCTTGTACACAAGTTGTTCCTGAAGGTTGATGGTGTTGGTGGACACAACCACCCGCTTCGAGTTGCGCCGGGCCCACAATAGCGCGGGGACGAGGTAGGCTAGTGATTTGCCTGTACCTGTCCCCGCCTCGACAATGAGACAGGCGGAGTCAGAAAGCGCGGCCCCGACTGCTTTGGCCATCCTGACCTGGCCTTCCCTCCGCTCGTATCCCCCGAACGACCGGGCAAACGGGCCAGTGCTGGAGAAGAGGTGGTCTATGTCCGCAGGGTCTACGACTATGCAACCGCGATCGTTGGACAGCGGGTCCGTGACAGACCTCAGACGCTCGACCGCGTTATCTATGATCCAAAACCCGATACCTCGTTTGGCGAGGGCGGAGGCAGCAGCGATATCCGCGTCGGACGGCATGAGGTTCCCGGAGGGGTGGTTATGTATCACCACTTGCCCCCGGATGAGGGTGGGATCGACGACAGGAGCGGCACCCATGTTGCCACAGGCCAACACGGAGACTTCTTCGACTATGAAATCCCGGTCGAGCCGTCCGACAGCGAACACCTCACACCCCTGCGCCTCCGAGATCGCCTCCCTGAGATCGATGATAGCGCCGGGGGAGATGTAGTTGTGGATGAGCCCTGAAGGTTCCGAGGCCTTCAACGGGCACCCACCGCCTGGGCAGCAGACTCGCCGCGTCTGCACGACCTGAGGCTCGCGAGATCGCGTTCCTGGTCACGTGGGTCGTCCACAGGAGTCTCCAGGATGAACGGGAGACTGGCTAGTTCAACACGGGCGAGCAGGACTCGAAACCCAGCAAGCCCGATGAACCCCAGTCCTATGTGCTCGTGCCTATCCTTTCCCGAACCCAGCTTGCCCTTGGAGTCATTGGCGTGGACGACCTTGAGTCTGGCGAGGCCAATCGTCTGGTCTATCTCCCCGATGGTTCTGTCCAGTCCGCGGTCAGTGCTCACATCGTACCCGGCCCCGTAAGCGTGGCAGGTATCGAGGCAGAACCCCAGCCCGTCGCCAACGCGCGCGGCATCGATTATCCGGCGAAGGTCAGCAAAGGACGCTCCGATCTCAGTACCTACCCCTGCCATGTTCTCGAGGCAGAGCGTCGTCTGCGCGTTCGTCTGCTCGAAAGCGAGGTCTATGGCCCTGGCTACGCGCTGGATCCCGGGGTCTATTCCGGACCCAAGATGGTGGCCTGGGTGCATGACCACGTACTCGGCCCCCAGCGCATCAGCTCGGGAGAGCTCCTCGGCCAGGGCGGCGACTGAGAGCTCATAGATATCTGGCTTCGGCGAGGCAGCATTGATGAGGTAGTTCACGTGTATCACGCAAGGAGATACCCCGTGCGCCGAGAGAGTCTCTCGAAAGGCTGAGACGTCATCAGGTTCCATAGGTTTGGAGCGGAGGCTCCGTGGGTTCCTCGAGAAAACCTGCAGCACATCGCAGCCGAGCTCGACAGCCCTCGCCGCTGCAGACGCAAACCCGCCGCTTATGGAAAGGTGAATCCCGAACTTCTGGGCCATTCAGTCGTCCTCCTCCGCACACCGTGCACCCGGGTCCGGGTTCAGAGTTCGATGAGGAGGTGGAGTTTCCCTTCGGACCACACCACCTTGGATTCGGGAAGGCCCTTATGTCTCCGCTCTGCCCAGTTCGTCCAGGAACCGGAGAACCCGGTTGCCGTCAATGATCGACCCGAAAGACCTGAACTCGGATAGGAGTGTGAGCGCGGCCAGGGCAAATAAGGCTGCAAGCCGCGGTGTGAGCGGAAGATGCACAAGTGACAGCCCCAAGGATGCTCCAAGAGGATTCGCCCCGGTATCTCCCAGCATGGCGCGTTCGCGCAGGTCGCGAGGAGCGAACGCCACCGCCGACCCGAAAACCGCCGCAGCCTCGGCAGGAGGAAACCATCTCAGGAAGACGTACCCGGAGGTGACCGTCAGAACGTGGAGCAGGGCATAGGCTTTAATCGCCCTGCCCGGGCGCCTGTCAAGCAAGTTCACGAAGTTCGCGGCAAGTGCGATCATGATGGCGTCGAGCACGAACGTCACCCAGTGCCTTCCCAGCAGTGCCGCCCCTGCCAGGGATACAGCTCCCCCCATCACAACCTTGAACATGCCAGACGTCAAAGCCCTGTCCCGTATGGCAGCCGTCAGGTGGCCTGAGAACCCTGACCGCGAATGGTCGCCAAGGACGTCGTCGACGAACCCCACAAACCCAAAGCCTANNNNNNNNNNACAGAGGCCGGCGGGTAGCCTTTCCGGGCGGACTCTCTGTCGTCACGGGGTCCGCCCGGAAAGGCTACCCGCCGGCCTCTGTAGTTCTCACGCGTTCCCAAGGTCTGGAGGACCATGCGCTCTACCGGCCCAGCGGCAAGGACAGTGACCGCGGCTCCCATCGCCCCGAGGATGATAAGCTTGATCACCGTCGACTGACCGCCCGTGATAGGAGTGTCAGGGCCACTGCCCACAACTGCCTGCCCCTGTGCAGAAAACCTCGAAGGTCACGGCCTGTCTCCCGATGCCTCATCGAGGTGGGCACCTCCAGTATTGAGTATCCTGCGCGTGCCCAATCTACCGCAAATCCCACCTCGAGCCCGAACCCCTCCGGCAAGGGAGGGAGTCCGGCCGCAAGATCACGGCGAAACGCCCGTTGCCCGGAAAGTGGCCAGGTGAGGGCTACCCCCGTCAGCGCCAGGATTCCAAGGCGCGCCAATCGGACCACAAGCCCAAATCCACCACGGCCGCGCGAAGCCTCGAATCCCGCCACCGCCATGTCTGCCCTTCCGTCCACCACAGCTGCAATGACCTTCGACATCTCGGACGCTGTACGCCCCAGGTCCGCGTCAGCCAGAGCCACTACGTCCGAATCCGTGGCCGACAGCCCGGCCCTGACCGCCGCCCCCTTTCCCTCTGTCCGCCGAAGTCTGATGACCCTGGCGCCTGCCGCCCGGGCGCGTTCAGCCGTGGCGTCCCGAGACCCGTCGTCCACAACAACGACTTCGTCGACCATGCCCGTGGAGAACAGGGCGGACACCGTGTCAGACACTGTCGTCTCCTCGTTCAGGGCAGGAACCACTGCGGCCACCGTCATACTCCGTCCGATCCGGCGACTGCGGGCAGCATCACCTGAGCTGGTGGGGTCCCGAAGAGCCCGTCCGCCCCGGCGAGCGCCAACACGGCTGCAACGGCCCCAGGGATGGTCCCGGCACCCACCACGAGTGCATGGGCTTCACCCCGATCGCGCTGCCCCTTTTGACTGGGCATACTCAACCAGCCTGTGACCACGCGCAAGCCAGAGGCCTTGGCAGAGGTGACGAATGCCCCGACGGCCCGCTGAGAGACACCCGCCGGATCGGGTTCCGCCGCAATCACAACCACCGACCCGGGCTTCTCCTTTGCTGAGACTCTCACGTGTACGAGGCCCGAACCGGCCATGGCTTTGACCTTCGCCGCATCGCATTCCACTAAAACGTTCATCCACCCAGCCATCTCCAGAGGGTCTACCTCGGCGAGAGCTCTCTCGGATACTGTGGCTATGGAACCGACTCTCCCTCCGGCCGTCTCAATGACGCGGGAGAGGTTCCTCACGGCCTCACTGCCGACCCCAGGCAAGACGACTGCGCACACGACCGACCCCGCCAGACGCCCCCCAACCAGGTGAGGCAGGCTTTCCTCCTGAAACCTCAAGGCCGCCGCCAGTTCGGATGCCAGCCTGTCCCGGTCGCGCGCGAGCTTGTCGAAGTCAAGACGGAGTCTTTCGATCATGGCTTCCTGCTGCCTCAAGATCCCGTCGTCGCCAATCATGGTGGCCCCAACCAACATGCCGACGCCTAACGCTACGAAGACCGCTGCAAGAGACACCACGTGGTACCTTAGGCTCATCACTGCTACCGCCTCACCTAAAGAAGCCCGAGCATCACCTTTAGTCTCAGCACCAGGAGTCTGGCAAGCCCCGCAAAGGCTCCCGAGAAAACCGAGAGAACCACGAGGGGCACCGTCGCCGCCACCACTACACCAGCTATGTGCCCCAGCCTGAGTTTCCCCCGGTATAGTTGACTGACTCCCTTGGCGTCGACCAGTATCGATCCCACTTTCAGTCTGACCAGAAACGTGCTGCCCATGCCGGGCCTGCCTTTTTCCAGGAAGTCTAGCATGCTGGAGTGTGCTCCGAGGGCAACCAGGAGGGAGGCTCCTTTATCGTAGGCTAACAGCATGGCGATGTCTTCGCTAGTGCCGGGGGACCGGAAAACCTTATGGGGAAGGCCGAGCCCGGACAGGCGCTCGGCTCCTGGGGATGAGCCGTCAGGGTAGGCGTGGGCTATGAGTTCTGCCCCGGAGCGCAGTGCTCGCTCGCTCACGGAGTCCATGTCTCCAATTATCAGATCAGGCACGAACCCTTGCTCCATCAAGGCGTCCGCGCCGCCGTCGACACCGATCAACACCGGCCTTGTCTCACGTATGTAGGAGTCCACCGCGGCGAGGTCTTCCCTGTACGTCGGCCCTCTCACCGCGATCAGACAGTGTCTTCCTCGGATCGGCGTGTCTATAAGGGGCGTCTCCACACCACCAAGGATGATTTCTTTCTCACGGATGGCATACTCGAGAGTGTTCTCTACGAACCGCTCGAGCTCTCTCCCGAGGTTTTCTTCGGCGACGGCGTACATGTCGCCCACAAGGCTGGGTGTGAGAGGAGTCCCTTCCGCAACCAGTTCGTCCCCGAGGAACACGTGGCAACCGCGGACCTCTATTCTGTCTCCGTCGTGGATCCTGTCGAACACGGAAAACCCGACATCATCCAGGACCGGAATCCCCGCGGCCAGGAGAATCGCTGGGCCCTGGCACTGGTATCTTCCGGTTATGGACTTGTCGGCGTTTATGACCATTCTGGGGCGCTTGGCCACAATCGCCCTGGCGCACACTTCATCGATGTCCGCGTGGCCGATTACCGCGATATCTTCCTGGGTCAAGCTCCCTACCAGGTCTTTGGTTTTGCGTCCAAGCCTAGCCGTGCCTTCCGCCGTCGACCCCACCATTCGCTGCAGATGTGGCCATCCAGCCTTAGTATGCTGAGGTCGTCACGGCTTCATGTCTATCCGAATCTTGTCGGCTATCCTCGCTATGAACGCCGAATTCGTGGGCCTTCCCTTGTCCGCATCGACGGTATGGCCGAAGATCTTGTTGAGGAAGTCGACATTCCCGCGGGTCCAGGCTATCTCGATGGCATGACGGATCGCACGTTCCACCCGGGACGGTGTGGTTCCGTGTCTTTGGGCAATCGTGGGATAGAGAACCCGCGTGACGCTGCCAAGCACGTGTCCTTCACCCATAGCCATTAGTATCGCGTCTCTCAGGTAGGCGTACCCCCGGATGTTGGCGGGAATCCCAACCTCATGGATCACCCTCGTGACCTCGGCCTCAAGATCCGTCGCTTTGCCCGCCTCCGGGGCCCACCCGCTTCCGTGCACAGGCAGGACCGAATCCGGCGGTAGCTTGGCCACGCGCCGGATCCGGTCCATCAGGACGTGCAGGTCGAACGGCTTGACAATGTAGTAGTCCGCGCCCGCCGCGACGATCCTGGCCGCCGTGGCCTCGTGACCGATCGCGGTGAGGATGAGGACCCGGGGGCGGCGGCTGAAATGCTCTTCTCGAAGCCGTTCAAGAAGGCCCAGGCCGTCGAGGTGGGGCATGATGACATCGAGTACGATTACATCGGGAGCCACCTCACAGGCCATGTTCAGGCCGTCCACCCCGTTGTGAGCAACCCCCACGACCTCCATGTCGGGCTGGCCTTCGATGAACTCCCGGACCACCTCCGTGAACTCACGATTGTCGTCAACTAGCAGAACACGAACACGGTCTCCCAGCATCTAACGGCACCTCCGCGTTTTCTGGGCCTTGATGCTTTCTACGCAACCGTCCCGTTTCCTTCCTCATCTAGTCCGAGTTCAAGTCTACCAGGTCCGAACGGATGGCATACAGAGCGACCTGGATCCTGTTCTCGAGACCGAGCTTCCTGCGTATGCTAGTTACGTAATTTTTCACTGTCTTATCGCTTATGAAGAGCTGTTCCCCAATCTTCTGATTACTCAGTCCGAGCGCGACCATTTTTATGATCTCCCGCTCGCGCGGAGAGAGTCTTTCGAGCGCGGAAGTTGTGGCCGAGTCTTGGGGCTTTGCTTCCGGCACTGGCCTCACCTCTCAACCCGTCTCGGGCGTATCGCAATGAGAAGCGGTCCGCTTCCCGTTCCGGCCATACATAATATGTGCGGGGAAACTGGCTCGTGTATGGGCCTTTGGATGAGGTCTGGGGGCGGATACCCGCCCCCAGACGATTTGGACCCGCTATAGTCCTGGCCGTGTCCACCATGTGCTCAGCGAACACCCCGTAACCCCTTGCCGGATCAGAGACGAAAACGTGGGTTACCGCCCCTATGAGCTTGCCGTCCTGAATGATCGGACTCCCGCTCATCCCCTGCACGATCCCGCCTGTCTTCGCGAGCAGCCTGCGGTCGGTCACGCGGACGACGAGCCCTTTCCCGGTTGGCCGGGTCTGCCGGGTGACCCGCACAATCTCTACCGAGAATCTCTCGATTTCTGATCCAGAGATCACCGTGAGGATCTCCGCCGGGCCTTCGCGGACCGATGATGCCAGGGCGACCGGGATAGGGTCGGTGTACAACGGATTTGGCAGCGGCCGTGAGAGCGTACCGAAAATCCCCACTCCCGAGTTTCCCAGGATAGTCCCGATGTAGTCTCGCGTCCCTCCAAAGGTCCCGATCTTCTCGCCCGGACGCCCTGCGCCTCCTACTTCAATCCCAGCGACCCTGGCCGAGACGATCCGGCCATCGGTGATGCTCACTTCCCGGCCGGTATGAACATCCGTGACTACGTGGCCCAAGGCCCCAAACTGCATCGTGACTGGGTCCCAGAAAGTGAGCGTCCCCACCCCCGCGGCATTGTCTCGAACGTAGACCCCTATTCGGTACCCCGGACCTGATGGGGCAGGGTCGAGTGTGACTGTCCGCTCCGCGGAGCCCCGTCTCACTCTTGCTTCCACCGAACTCCCGGCACGGGCAGCCTCGTCAACCAGCCTTTCA from Bacillota bacterium includes these protein-coding regions:
- a CDS encoding polysaccharide deacetylase family protein, whose product is MVLLVLANRRTFLFLVVTMTILVTCFASAMVGMGRTVLATVSGRLVPIYRVARDERVVSITLDATWGDDQTEALLDLLDRYGVKTTFFLAGHWIESYPDKVKLIAARGHEIGNHSWTHPHMSALSEEQIRTEIQKTQDAIAKLTGVRPTLFRPPFGDYNNRLITVAMECGCKTIQWSIDSLDWENLAAEQIHKRIMSRLHNGAIILFHNAGKNTVRALDMILRDLAAGGYRAMPVSELLLSGDYYVDRNTGEQRPAHRKTPPTAPQAEPKPLGRSETERGGTECS
- a CDS encoding deoxyribonuclease IV encodes the protein MAQKFGIHLSISGGFASAAARAVELGCDVLQVFSRNPRSLRSKPMEPDDVSAFRETLSAHGVSPCVIHVNYLINAASPKPDIYELSVAALAEELSRADALGAEYVVMHPGHHLGSGIDPGIQRVARAIDLAFEQTNAQTTLCLENMAGVGTEIGASFADLRRIIDAARVGDGLGFCLDTCHAYGAGYDVSTDRGLDRTIGEIDQTIGLARLKVVHANDSKGKLGSGKDRHEHIGLGFIGLAGFRVLLARVELASLPFILETPVDDPRDQERDLASLRSCRRGESAAQAVGAR
- a CDS encoding copper transporter — encoded protein: MSLRYHVVSLAAVFVALGVGMLVGATMIGDDGILRQQEAMIERLRLDFDKLARDRDRLASELAAALRFQEESLPHLVGGRLAGSVVCAVVLPGVGSEAVRNLSRVIETAGGRVGSIATVSERALAEVDPLEMAGWMNVLVECDAAKVKAMAGSGLVHVRVSAKEKPGSVVVIAAEPDPAGVSQRAVGAFVTSAKASGLRVVTGWLSMPSQKGQRDRGEAHALVVGAGTIPGAVAAVLALAGADGLFGTPPAQVMLPAVAGSDGV
- a CDS encoding glycosyltransferase, which gives rise to MTVAAVVPALNEETTVSDTVSALFSTGMVDEVVVVDDGSRDATAERARAAGARVIRLRRTEGKGAAVRAGLSATDSDVVALADADLGRTASEMSKVIAAVVDGRADMAVAGFEASRGRGGFGLVVRLARLGILALTGVALTWPLSGQRAFRRDLAAGLPPLPEGFGLEVGFAVDWARAGYSILEVPTSMRHRETGRDLRGFLHRGRQLWAVALTLLSRAVSRR
- a CDS encoding dUTP diphosphatase; the encoded protein is MFHDVVHVRVVRNVTGVDLPRYMTEGSSGLDLAAAVNEDVCIPPGGRATIPTGILLALPLGYEGQVRPRSGLAAKHGVTVLNSPGTI
- a CDS encoding polysaccharide deacetylase family protein; this translates as MFVITIRRRTIWLCILAVVLTLVAACAAAGLPRLRRVSIGAARGVTVAGTNVGGLLPDEVREVVLGLVASVERRPREALYHSETGEIIPEEAGITLDVDATVRDVMAAPRGSRVSLVTREVPPSVTAAMLKPVYGVQTSEKACALAFNVAWGEEYVPALLSELAKAKVTATFFLTGTWATKFPDLVWEIARLGHEIGNHGYDHPHVERLGEPDIVALIEKNEILIRELTGIRTTLFAPPYGEVNQRIASTAAKLGYTTVMWTVDTIDWERPKPEVILQRVENRIAPGAIILAHPTEPTAAALPNIISRLERKGYRFMTVSDLLKLGEALHSRP
- a CDS encoding glycosyl hydrolase family 18 protein, which produces MQPNTTVTALVVLLYLASSVTGIRGNKNGSSAPTPPGVHTTTPTPQRQTNTPKDMAGRSAATREQANVRTGPGTQYPRSTQLAPGTQVRIQSEVNGWYQVQLPTKAYGWIHGSLLNVQSASGSQSGSGRDVVGYYIVNYPGDRSSYNALHAYSNAITTVVPFSYSVDRNGNVSGEHFADARQIAQARGLSNLALVHNIDGGSFSKTEISAMLNSKAARARAISGIRRILETHKYDGVNIDFENVPPADRAALTLFMKELRVELVPRGYRVTMSVPAKHKDNPTAAWVGAFDYYELGKQVDQLMLMTYDEHTSGTAPGPVASLPWVEKVIRYAITQVPRNKILLGLAGYGYDWNTQTNKARSVTYSQAISLAGRHGVKIQWDDRSQTPYFKYTSDGVRREVWFESADSLRVKLKLVQQYNLGGIALWRLGLEDQAYWDLIERELLR
- a CDS encoding helicase, giving the protein MKASEPSGLIHNYISPGAIIDLREAISEAQGCEVFAVGRLDRDFIVEEVSVLACGNMGAAPVVDPTLIRGQVVIHNHPSGNLMPSDADIAAASALAKRGIGFWIIDNAVERLRSVTDPLSNDRGCIVVDPADIDHLFSSTGPFARSFGGYERREGQVRMAKAVGAALSDSACLIVEAGTGTGKSLAYLVPALLWARRNSKRVVVSTNTINLQEQLVYKDIPTLARVMGEPIRAVLVKGRSNYLCLRKLDRTLSGQDHMVGADQREAFAALVAWSMETETGDRSELAWEPDPDVWDLVCSDGDMCLRSHCQRFSSCHFHRARRAMEGAEILVTNHHLLFADISIRRERGAEAERAVLPRYSAAILDEAHNAAGVAQEYFGRSVSRASLVRLTNAIFRRERPRGERGTTELGALVSLRGRVLSADWMDRNTTDALMDAIDMDVIPGVLRAREAGEVFFETVGDLMQGRGTQDGQDRVLRITADVKSEDAWDRHVWPAHERFCAALDDLARDVRSLSERVSLEEDEDFRSSALELGAFSNRLSGMADSTRFVIRADTPGHVYWAEARGRKGGVRIVATPLSVSEQMAAFLIEPQDATVFTSATLAVGSSFEFVGEDLGLSRVPSETVRELVVPSPFDFMRQALLCVTTDIPPPDSPGYPEAATAALGEIIRASKGRAFALFTSYKFMEVASRALQPVARNLGFRLLKQGDAPRHSLLEQFRKDVGSVLLGTDSFWEGVDVPGEALSCVIITRLPFGVPTDPVIQAKLEEIEGAGGNPFARYSLPAAVLKFKQGFGRLIRTSHDRGAVVILDSRLATRPYGRSFLEALPRCAREFGPTAEVARAVQTWLAECGA